A stretch of DNA from Diospyros lotus cultivar Yz01 chromosome 14, ASM1463336v1, whole genome shotgun sequence:
CTTTCCTACAAAGCAACGATATATTTGGAAATCTAAAGAACTATTGTAATACACAAATGGAAATGATAAATGAACAgtgatgtttttagtttttattttctttcaggaagaagaaagaatagatgCAGACATTATACCAGAAAACTCTCATTCTCACATTTCATATTCATCCTCCTTTATTGCGTTTATCTCAGCCAATCCAAGAATCACGCAAAAGTACCCCCTTGTTACAATACTTCGCAGCTGCATGATCTATTGCCATGGAAACACTTTGCAGGCTAAATATCCATTGTTGCCACTTTTAGTATTCTGTTACTTTCCCAATATATTAATAACTTTTTTCTTTCAGAAAAAATTCATCTTGTATAGGGTTTTCCATGGATAATTTGTTCCAATACATCTCCCACAGCAAAATCATTTCGGTGCTTCTGTAGAGCAGCAACTAAAGAGATTGTCAAAATTGTACCAACTAAGCATagtgatatacatatatatagcaCATTTATTTGCCAAATTCTAGGGTAGAGTCGTCAACAAAAATattaggaaaaatgaaagaaaatcatatttctattGTGCAGAGCTGTTGAAGGTTGAAACTTTTGCTGTTTCTGTTGATGGTCAAATGTAATGCTTATTTTTGGTTTGAAGTCTAGATTAATTTGTGGAAAGTTGCTGGACAATTCTAGAATGATGTGTAGTTTGTGGAGGAGCAGGAAATCAGGTTAAATTAGGTGGTTAGGTTTCAGACTTTTAAGCAAGCGTGTTTTGTGCTTTATGACCATGTATGTATACAGTTGTTCTTGATGAATGAAAGTCATGTTTTTGCCTCAATTCTGcctactttcttcttccttaaaaACGTATTCAAACCGACAAGGGCATACCTATTTTCTTAAGCTTGATCAGTGGCCATGGACACATCAGATAGGCAGACAAAGGTAGTATCGTAGCTCCTTAATTATGAACACAATACAAATTCTTTGTTCATGACAACAACCACAATCCACATTGAGTATATCTAACAGTGTCATTGTAGATACATAAAACTGGGAAAGCAGTTTGAAGATCTAACCCTTACAATCTAATCATCCGTGTCCTTGCCTATGCTGGACTTGTTATTTCCTGTTAGAAGCTCCACAACTTTACTCATAGGGGGCCTTGAAGCAGGATCTTCCCTCACGCACAGCAGGGCAATTCTTACCAATCTTTCTAGTTCTACATCTTCGTAATTATGATCCAGTCTTGGGTCAACAACTTCTTGTAGTCGTCCCTGCTCAATCTTTTCCGTTACCCATTGCACCAAATGGTTGTACTCATTCTCCTCGACTGCATGCAACTGGAACCGAGATGCTCTCTTTCCACTCAATAGTTCCAGCAATACAATTCCATAGCTGTAGACATCTGCTTTTGCGTTAATGTTTAGGTTCATCATCCATTCGGGTGCTAAATACCCTCTAGTGCCACGGATTCTAGAAAACCTAGAATCAAGGTTATCTTTGAAAAGCTTTGACAAACCAAAATCAGTCACCTTGGGTTCAAGATCATCATCTAGTAGTATGTTTTCAGGTTTTATGTCACAATGGAGTACCCATTCCAGACATTCCTCATGTATATAGGATAAGCCTTTAGCTGTCCCAAGAGCAATATTATATCTCTGGTCCCAACTCAAGGACTTGGAGGAGTCAGAGAACAAGATTTTGTCCAAGGAACCATTCTCCATATAATCATAAACCAATAGCTTGTGCTTCCCTTCAGAACAGAAGCCCCATATTTTCACCAAATTCCTATGATTGAGCTTTCCTATGATGCTCACCTCTGCCCAGAACCCAGCATCTCCTTGCAAAATGCCTTCCAATCTCTTCACAGCTATGACTCTCTCATTATTCAGAATTCCTCTGTATACAGTCCCAAAGCCACCTTTCCCTATCTCTTGCTTGAAGTTCTGAGTTGCCCTTTTTAATTCAGCAAAAGTGAAACGTTTGAAACCCACTGCTAGAACGATGTAGCTCATATTTACCAGCTCCTCACGAACATGCTTCCTCAAGACAAACCACCACACAAAAccaatgaacataatttcaatAGTACCAATAGAACCCACAAATGCAATTAGGTATTTCGTGCATCTATTTCCTTTCGTATCTTCTCCACCAGCAGCACCACCAAAGAGCACAACTTTAGCAGCTGAGCAGTTCAGCATATCCGCTTTGACTTGCCCTTGTTCGGTCCGAGAGATTACTATCCTTCTTGGAATTTTTATGTACGTTATCCTAGCAACAAACAGCAAGTGATATCCGTTTAGGAGATTCCCTTTCAGATAGCACAGTCCTTTTCCGTCCAGTGAATATCCAAAGCCCTGACATGTGCAATCATTCAGGCAGATGTTCCTGCATGTTTCAAGGCTCATGCCTGTGCCGTAGCTGATGTCATTCCCAAAGTAATCTGTGTTTCGAGCAATGACGAAGTCCAGCTCAGTTTGATTACAAGTCAGATTGAACAGAGGCGAGCATCCTTTGGACCAATCAGAGGGATCATTCCTGAAGAACCCATGAGGGCAAGAGCATGTAGGTAGAGGGTTGTAGTTGCAAATACCATATGGTCCGCACAACCCATGAACCTTGCAGGGACATACCCTGCTAGGAAACCATGACATTTCCCAAAGCCCGGTTGACTCATCCAGGCTATAGAGTCTCAGCACCCCATCATAATCTAATGTTAAACGCCTTTTTGGACCAGCACCATAATCAGATGCATTGAACGTCCAATTGTCACTTGATCTGAACATTCCTAAATAATCTAGAAATGCTATTCTGGAGCTATTGTATGGTATTCTGC
This window harbors:
- the LOC127790824 gene encoding putative receptor protein kinase ZmPK1 isoform X2, whose protein sequence is MANRDRPVNGERSKLVLHRNGNMVLADVDGSIVWSTNTFSEAHVEARLLETGNFVLINQGDNIIWESFNFPTDTLLPGQPLVRNTTLVSMRGEGTYLSGYYNLKFNDNNVLALAYNGPLVSSMYWPTGAQTVFYFGRIPYNSSRIAFLDYLGMFRSSDNWTFNASDYGAGPKRRLTLDYDGVLRLYSLDESTGLWEMSWFPSRVCPCKVHGLCGPYGICNYNPLPTCSCPHGFFRNDPSDWSKGCSPLFNLTCNQTELDFVIARNTDYFGNDISYGTGMSLETCRNICLNDCTCQGFGYSLDGKGLCYLKGNLLNGYHLLFVARITYIKIPRRIVISRTEQGQVKADMLNCSAAKVVLFGGAAGGEDTKGNRCTKYLIAFVGSIGTIEIMFIGFVWWFVLRKHVREELVNMSYIVLAVGFKRFTFAELKRATQNFKQEIGKGGFGTVYRGILNNERVIAVKRLEGILQGDAGFWAEVSIIGKLNHRNLVKIWGFCSEGKHKLLVYDYMENGSLDKILFSDSSKSLSWDQRYNIALGTAKGLSYIHEECLEWVLHCDIKPENILLDDDLEPKVTDFGLSKLFKDNLDSRFSRIRGTRGYLAPEWMMNLNINAKADVYSYGIVLLELLSGKRASRFQLHAVEENEYNHLVQWVTEKIEQGRLQEVVDPRLDHNYEDVELERLVRIALLCVREDPASRPPMSKVVELLTGNNKSSIGKDTDD
- the LOC127790824 gene encoding putative receptor protein kinase ZmPK1 isoform X1, whose protein sequence is MGIRLQFAREARTEVRGLTSLRSGRSLSVKKESDFLISPNGTFSSGFREVGRNAYCYSIWYTNSVKTIVWMANRDRPVNGERSKLVLHRNGNMVLADVDGSIVWSTNTFSEAHVEARLLETGNFVLINQGDNIIWESFNFPTDTLLPGQPLVRNTTLVSMRGEGTYLSGYYNLKFNDNNVLALAYNGPLVSSMYWPTGAQTVFYFGRIPYNSSRIAFLDYLGMFRSSDNWTFNASDYGAGPKRRLTLDYDGVLRLYSLDESTGLWEMSWFPSRVCPCKVHGLCGPYGICNYNPLPTCSCPHGFFRNDPSDWSKGCSPLFNLTCNQTELDFVIARNTDYFGNDISYGTGMSLETCRNICLNDCTCQGFGYSLDGKGLCYLKGNLLNGYHLLFVARITYIKIPRRIVISRTEQGQVKADMLNCSAAKVVLFGGAAGGEDTKGNRCTKYLIAFVGSIGTIEIMFIGFVWWFVLRKHVREELVNMSYIVLAVGFKRFTFAELKRATQNFKQEIGKGGFGTVYRGILNNERVIAVKRLEGILQGDAGFWAEVSIIGKLNHRNLVKIWGFCSEGKHKLLVYDYMENGSLDKILFSDSSKSLSWDQRYNIALGTAKGLSYIHEECLEWVLHCDIKPENILLDDDLEPKVTDFGLSKLFKDNLDSRFSRIRGTRGYLAPEWMMNLNINAKADVYSYGIVLLELLSGKRASRFQLHAVEENEYNHLVQWVTEKIEQGRLQEVVDPRLDHNYEDVELERLVRIALLCVREDPASRPPMSKVVELLTGNNKSSIGKDTDD